One genomic window of Nitrospirota bacterium includes the following:
- a CDS encoding NAD(P)/FAD-dependent oxidoreductase: METSRKRPRVVVVGAGFGGLWTAKRLARYPVDVILVDRNNYHTFLPLLYQVAAAEVGPEEISSPIRTIVRDFGNTEFTMADITGIDLKAKVVLTRGKDIHYDFLVLAIGSVSNFFGIPGAEEHAFPLKTMDDGIDLRNHILSRFELAYKETDLEERRRMLTFTIVGGGPTGVEYAGALAELIRGPVSKDYPGLGRREVRVVLVEAQDHVLGMMPEALRAYALRRLRSMGVEVLFGTSVRSIAERGVMFHDGTVLPTETVVWTSGVQGEPRLGSWGLPQTAGGRIAVLPTLQVAGHPEVYVVGDLAGFEEDGRFLPQVAPVANQQGAAAADNIERQVRGVAPMPFRYRDPGIMVTIGKNAAVARLAGISFTGFAAWLLWLFVHLMNLIGFRNRIVVLIDWGMDYFFADRSARLMLSCRKRPGTGNLKPGS; the protein is encoded by the coding sequence ATGGAAACGTCGCGAAAGAGACCACGTGTCGTGGTCGTGGGGGCCGGGTTCGGCGGCTTGTGGACCGCAAAGCGCCTTGCGCGGTACCCGGTCGACGTCATCCTGGTCGACCGGAACAACTACCACACATTCCTTCCGCTCTTGTACCAGGTGGCTGCGGCCGAGGTCGGTCCCGAGGAGATATCCTCCCCGATCAGAACCATCGTTCGCGACTTCGGCAACACTGAGTTCACCATGGCCGACATCACCGGCATTGACCTGAAGGCAAAGGTCGTCCTGACGCGCGGGAAGGACATTCACTACGATTTTCTTGTTCTCGCGATCGGCAGTGTCTCCAATTTTTTCGGGATACCCGGAGCAGAGGAACATGCATTCCCGCTTAAGACCATGGATGATGGGATCGATCTGCGCAACCACATTCTCAGCCGGTTCGAGCTGGCGTACAAAGAGACTGACCTTGAGGAGCGGCGGCGCATGCTCACCTTCACAATCGTAGGCGGTGGGCCGACGGGCGTCGAGTATGCGGGTGCGCTGGCGGAGCTTATCCGGGGGCCGGTCAGTAAGGACTATCCGGGGCTCGGCAGGCGGGAGGTGCGCGTTGTGCTCGTCGAGGCCCAGGACCATGTCCTCGGGATGATGCCGGAGGCCCTGCGCGCGTATGCCCTCAGGCGCTTACGCTCGATGGGGGTCGAGGTCCTGTTCGGAACCTCAGTCCGCTCGATCGCCGAACGGGGTGTAATGTTTCACGACGGAACTGTATTGCCTACCGAAACCGTGGTCTGGACAAGCGGAGTCCAGGGCGAACCACGCCTCGGATCGTGGGGCCTTCCGCAGACAGCGGGCGGTCGGATTGCCGTCCTGCCTACGCTCCAGGTTGCCGGACATCCGGAGGTGTATGTGGTCGGGGACCTGGCGGGGTTCGAGGAAGACGGCCGGTTTCTCCCGCAGGTGGCACCCGTGGCGAATCAGCAAGGGGCGGCTGCGGCGGACAACATTGAAAGGCAGGTCCGGGGCGTTGCTCCCATGCCGTTCCGTTACCGCGATCCCGGAATCATGGTGACGATCGGCAAAAACGCGGCTGTCGCGCGCCTGGCGGGGATATCCTTCACCGGGTTTGCGGCCTGGCTGTTGTGGCTCTTCGTGCATTTGATGAACCTCATCGGGTTCCGCAATCGCATAGTCGTATTGATCGACTGGGGGATGGACTATTTTTTCGCGGATCGTTCGGCGCGGCTTATGCTATCATGCAGAAAACGGCCCGGTACCGGCAATCTAAAGCCCGGATCGTAG
- a CDS encoding outer membrane protein assembly factor BamE, translating into MTQIVGKKQSRKWIIYVPTAMHSKPITGKRLNVEYLKGVMQMRYFFIVCVLVLLTACASLSVVPQRLGQLSVGMTKADVMKTMEVTPSEFRSHLNTEYLIYETHTGDYFVQLIDGKFNAYVKKGDFDYIIPQRLGQLSVGMTESDVLKIMGVPPSQFKAHLNTKYYIYESNHVDHFVRFVDGKVNAYGKQGDFDSTKDPAFNLNIKSDK; encoded by the coding sequence ATGACTCAGATAGTTGGAAAAAAGCAATCAAGAAAATGGATCATATATGTACCAACTGCAATGCATAGCAAGCCCATAACCGGCAAGCGGCTCAACGTTGAATATTTGAAAGGGGTAATGCAAATGAGATATTTCTTTATCGTATGTGTTCTTGTTCTCCTGACGGCTTGTGCATCATTATCAGTCGTTCCTCAAAGGCTAGGTCAGTTAAGTGTTGGCATGACAAAAGCAGACGTTATGAAGACAATGGAAGTAACACCCTCAGAATTTAGGTCACATTTGAACACAGAATATCTTATTTACGAAACTCATACCGGAGACTATTTTGTTCAATTAATAGATGGCAAATTCAACGCCTATGTAAAGAAAGGCGATTTCGATTATATCATTCCCCAAAGGCTGGGACAATTAAGTGTTGGCATGACAGAATCTGACGTTTTGAAAATAATGGGAGTACCTCCCTCTCAATTTAAGGCACATTTGAATACAAAATACTATATTTACGAAAGTAATCATGTCGACCATTTCGTTCGATTCGTAGATGGCAAAGTAAACGCCTATGGAAAGCAAGGCGATTTCGATTCAACGAAAGACCCGGCATTTAACCTCAATATTAAATCTGATAAATAA
- a CDS encoding DUF493 domain-containing protein produces MKDIEKDSLFHFPCIFPIKVMGENTDELYPVVSAIMEKHVEGLDGVTFESRLSSGGKYLSITVTFTAQSKAQLDAIYLALNRHDLVLMTL; encoded by the coding sequence GTGAAAGATATCGAGAAAGACAGCCTGTTTCATTTCCCCTGCATATTCCCGATCAAGGTAATGGGGGAAAATACTGACGAGCTTTACCCGGTCGTGAGTGCGATCATGGAAAAGCATGTGGAAGGGCTCGACGGTGTTACCTTTGAGAGCCGGCTGAGCAGCGGCGGCAAGTACTTGTCGATCACGGTCACCTTTACTGCGCAGAGCAAGGCGCAGCTGGACGCAATTTATCTGGCACTGAACAGACATGATCTGGTGCTTATGACGCTCTAG
- a CDS encoding CBS and ACT domain-containing protein, giving the protein MFVSDWMTKKVFTISPDDYLSDAITLMKDKKIKHLPVIRNGKLKGIVSDLDIKDYGPSKATTLDIYELHYVLAKTMIKQIMITKVITASPDLPVEEAAMIMLDYNIGCLPAVDNGNLVGIISDKDIFHALVDITGVRHGGIRICVTIEDRAGSIREVADIIRKHNFRLLGILTSYEGIKDGYRRVVIRTQGKGDFNGLRAEIERTFGSCQIKKG; this is encoded by the coding sequence ATGTTTGTTTCCGACTGGATGACGAAAAAGGTCTTTACCATAAGCCCCGATGATTATCTCTCTGACGCCATCACCCTGATGAAGGATAAAAAAATCAAGCATCTTCCGGTAATCAGAAATGGCAAATTGAAAGGCATTGTGTCGGACCTCGACATCAAGGATTACGGCCCGTCAAAAGCCACGACCCTGGACATCTACGAGCTCCATTATGTTCTCGCGAAGACGATGATCAAGCAGATCATGATAACCAAAGTCATCACCGCGTCGCCTGACCTGCCGGTCGAGGAAGCGGCGATGATCATGCTCGATTATAATATCGGATGTCTTCCCGCAGTGGACAATGGGAACCTCGTCGGCATAATTTCGGACAAGGACATCTTTCATGCCCTGGTGGACATCACCGGCGTAAGGCACGGCGGCATCCGGATATGCGTTACGATCGAGGACCGGGCCGGATCCATCCGGGAAGTGGCTGACATTATCCGAAAACACAACTTCCGTCTCCTGGGGATACTCACCTCGTATGAAGGGATAAAAGACGGTTATCGAAGGGTGGTCATCAGAACTCAGGGCAAGGGTGATTTCAACGGCCTGAGGGCAGAGATAGAGCGCACTTTCGGATCCTGCCAGATAAAGAAGGGATAG
- a CDS encoding ABC transporter ATP-binding protein: MLEIRNIDVFYGDVQVLWDVSFEVRQGEVVALIGANGAGKSTTLKTISGLLRPRKGRILFNDAPIHTIEAFKLVELGIAHCPEARRLFVEMTVEENLDMGSLRGEARQQRAKTKEMVFGLFPRLSERRKQPAGLLSGGEQQMVAIGRGLMAIPKLLMFDEPSLGLAPILVREIFDIIKKIREQGATVLIVEQNVKQTLAIADRAYVLESGKVVMQGTGKALLNDEHVKTAYLGV; the protein is encoded by the coding sequence GTGCTTGAGATCAGGAACATAGACGTATTCTACGGCGACGTCCAGGTGCTCTGGGACGTTTCCTTCGAGGTCAGGCAGGGCGAGGTCGTCGCGCTCATCGGCGCGAACGGCGCCGGCAAATCGACAACGCTCAAGACCATCTCCGGGCTTCTTCGGCCCCGCAAGGGCAGGATCCTGTTCAACGACGCACCGATCCATACGATCGAGGCGTTCAAGCTCGTCGAGCTGGGGATCGCCCACTGCCCCGAGGCACGGCGTCTCTTTGTCGAGATGACGGTCGAGGAGAACCTGGACATGGGGTCGCTCCGGGGCGAGGCGAGGCAGCAGCGCGCGAAGACCAAGGAGATGGTTTTCGGCCTCTTCCCCCGGCTGAGCGAACGAAGAAAACAGCCCGCGGGATTGTTGTCGGGGGGCGAGCAGCAGATGGTGGCGATCGGCAGAGGACTCATGGCAATACCGAAACTTCTCATGTTCGATGAGCCATCGCTGGGGCTTGCGCCGATCCTCGTGCGCGAGATCTTCGATATCATCAAAAAGATCCGGGAGCAGGGGGCCACGGTCCTGATCGTGGAGCAGAATGTGAAGCAGACCCTGGCGATCGCCGACCGCGCGTATGTGCTCGAAAGCGGCAAGGTGGTTATGCAGGGGACCGGCAAGGCATTGCTGAACGATGAGCATGTAAAAACTGCATATCTGGGAGTATAG
- a CDS encoding ABC transporter ATP-binding protein: protein MSFIKIQKVSRFFGGISAIKDVSFEVRKGEILGLIGPNGAGKTTLFNVVNGFYSPSRGHVFFQEQKISGLMPHQICRRGIARTFQVVKPLQRMSVLDNVVASSYLRAKDKREAVEIAREALQFTGLYEDRDVISRGLPLGKRKRLEIARALATQPEVLLLDESCAGLNSTELDESIGIIRKIKDRGITIMIIEHHMKVIMAISDRIVVLNYGEKIAEGTPLEIRSNPLVVEAYLGEAQSA, encoded by the coding sequence ATGAGCTTCATCAAGATACAAAAGGTCTCCCGCTTCTTCGGCGGGATTTCCGCGATCAAGGACGTGTCCTTTGAGGTCAGAAAAGGAGAGATCCTCGGCCTTATCGGGCCGAACGGAGCAGGTAAGACGACCCTGTTCAATGTGGTGAACGGATTTTATTCTCCTTCGCGGGGCCATGTCTTTTTTCAAGAACAAAAGATATCCGGCCTCATGCCGCATCAGATCTGCCGACGAGGCATAGCCAGGACCTTCCAGGTCGTGAAGCCGCTCCAGCGGATGTCCGTGCTCGACAATGTCGTTGCATCGTCATATCTCCGCGCGAAGGACAAACGTGAGGCCGTGGAGATCGCGCGCGAGGCGCTTCAATTCACGGGACTGTATGAGGACCGTGACGTCATATCACGGGGATTGCCGCTCGGCAAGAGAAAGCGGCTTGAGATCGCGCGGGCGCTTGCCACACAGCCGGAGGTCCTGCTCCTTGACGAATCCTGTGCCGGGTTGAACTCGACCGAGCTTGACGAGTCCATCGGCATCATCCGCAAGATCAAGGACCGCGGCATCACCATCATGATCATCGAACACCACATGAAGGTCATCATGGCCATATCCGACCGGATCGTGGTGCTGAACTACGGGGAGAAGATCGCCGAGGGCACGCCGCTGGAGATCCGGAGCAATCCACTGGTCGTCGAGGCGTACCTGGGAGAGGCGCAGAGTGCTTGA
- a CDS encoding branched-chain amino acid ABC transporter permease, with the protein MKKYLPSITLVLMALIPFLGLNSYLMHILILVIMWSVIGMAWNLLGGYCGQVSFGHAAFFGVGAYTSGMLYSKLGISGWWGVPASIVVVTIFALVIGYVCLRLRGPYFALATLAIGVILRIVAENLVQVTGGDLGIMIRERSWIEKTWYYYIILAIAALSFLLVKKIIGSKLGYYFVAIREDQDAAESLGINTTLYKTIALCLSAVITGFAGAFYTNYMGYIDPKVVFALHDISIITIMVVMVGGVATFSGPIVGAIIMVILAEAIRSIPMLGTAHHTFFGILLIVIIIFLPNGIVGDFAKLKKLVGLSRRTA; encoded by the coding sequence ATGAAAAAATATTTGCCTTCCATAACGCTGGTGCTGATGGCCCTCATCCCCTTCCTGGGCCTGAACAGCTATCTCATGCACATCCTTATCCTGGTCATCATGTGGTCGGTGATCGGGATGGCCTGGAATCTTCTCGGTGGCTACTGCGGCCAGGTTTCCTTCGGCCATGCCGCGTTTTTCGGCGTGGGTGCCTATACCAGCGGCATGCTGTACAGCAAGCTGGGGATCTCCGGATGGTGGGGCGTGCCTGCCAGTATCGTCGTGGTCACCATTTTCGCACTGGTCATCGGCTACGTCTGTTTGAGGCTGCGCGGCCCCTACTTCGCCCTGGCCACGCTTGCCATCGGCGTCATCCTCAGGATCGTGGCGGAGAACCTTGTGCAGGTGACGGGCGGGGACCTCGGCATCATGATCCGCGAACGGAGCTGGATCGAAAAGACCTGGTACTACTATATCATCCTGGCGATAGCCGCGTTATCGTTCCTGCTCGTGAAAAAGATCATCGGATCAAAGCTTGGCTACTATTTCGTCGCCATCCGCGAGGACCAGGATGCCGCGGAATCACTGGGTATCAACACGACACTGTATAAGACCATCGCCCTCTGCCTGAGCGCCGTGATCACCGGCTTCGCGGGCGCCTTTTACACGAACTACATGGGATACATCGATCCGAAGGTCGTGTTCGCCCTTCACGATATCTCCATCATCACCATCATGGTCGTCATGGTCGGCGGCGTCGCGACCTTTTCAGGGCCCATTGTCGGCGCGATCATCATGGTGATCCTTGCGGAGGCCATCAGGTCCATCCCGATGCTCGGCACGGCGCATCATACGTTTTTCGGCATCCTGCTGATCGTTATCATCATTTTTCTGCCCAACGGCATTGTGGGTGATTTTGCTAAACTGAAGAAACTGGTCGGTCTTTCACGGAGGACCGCATGA
- a CDS encoding branched-chain amino acid ABC transporter permease, whose product MTAVQTEVLLQTLISGILLGGLYALIGIGMTIIMGVMKIINLAHGELMMVGMYIAYVLYAYFHVDPYLSIFIAAPVLFLLGIALQKYLINPVMKVDSILPENQVILTVGIGMVLANLATIIFKSDYLQTPVSYGTKAWYLSDFWKNSPFELSLSFPWSVSFVFSLLITAGLWFFLTKTDTGKSIRATAQDNDAALLMGVNIGRMRVITFGLGSALVGSAGCLFIPIYYIYPDIGGQFTLIAFVITILGGLGSTVGAIIGGLILGLFESLTATYIGMGWAPVGRFVIFVAVLIFIPGGVASLLKTRKFGK is encoded by the coding sequence ATGACCGCTGTCCAAACCGAAGTCCTGCTCCAGACACTCATATCCGGCATCCTGCTGGGCGGGCTCTACGCCCTGATCGGCATCGGCATGACCATCATCATGGGCGTCATGAAGATCATCAACCTTGCCCATGGCGAACTCATGATGGTGGGTATGTACATCGCCTATGTCTTGTACGCCTATTTTCATGTCGATCCTTATCTCTCGATCTTCATCGCGGCTCCGGTCCTTTTTCTGCTCGGCATCGCGCTCCAGAAATATCTGATCAATCCGGTCATGAAAGTGGACTCCATCCTGCCGGAGAACCAGGTCATCCTCACGGTCGGGATCGGGATGGTGCTGGCAAACCTGGCAACGATCATCTTCAAGTCCGATTACCTGCAAACGCCGGTGAGCTACGGCACGAAGGCATGGTACCTCTCCGATTTCTGGAAAAATTCACCCTTTGAGCTGTCGTTGTCGTTCCCCTGGAGCGTCTCGTTCGTATTTTCCCTGCTGATCACCGCGGGACTCTGGTTCTTTCTGACCAAGACGGACACGGGCAAGTCCATCCGGGCCACGGCGCAGGACAACGACGCTGCCTTGCTCATGGGCGTAAACATTGGACGGATGCGGGTGATCACCTTCGGCCTCGGATCCGCTCTCGTGGGATCGGCAGGCTGTTTGTTCATTCCCATCTACTACATTTATCCCGACATCGGGGGGCAGTTCACGCTGATCGCCTTCGTCATCACCATCCTGGGCGGACTCGGATCGACAGTGGGGGCCATTATCGGCGGCCTGATCCTGGGACTTTTTGAATCGCTCACCGCAACCTACATCGGCATGGGGTGGGCCCCCGTCGGACGGTTCGTCATCTTCGTTGCCGTGCTGATCTTTATTCCCGGCGGCGTGGCGTCGCTGCTCAAGACAAGGAAGTTCGGAAAATAA
- a CDS encoding ABC transporter substrate-binding protein produces MKRLALAIAMMFASFVFSTTLLAADTLDLTIPLPLTGKQAKFGEIMKRSYEMAAEEINAKGGIKGKKLALSFEDSTGKPETARAIVEKLIDSKKQPIIVGEYTSACAKAVAAVAEERKTPYLVVASADDAITQQNYKYVFRQNQVNAHYADAFVSFLKEVVKPKTMAVLYESSAFGTSGADAMEKDAKTLGIKVVLKEKFETGAIDFKPLLSKVKSEKPDVIYTISYANEAQMIMKQAKELRVEAKLYAGGAAGFAIPEFIDGAKDAAEYVISATLWTPQVKYPGAKEFADKYKAKHGDFPSYHGASAYSAIYVTADALNRAKDWTSDGIRNALKAVNLMTAFGPVKFEDREGYQNQNFAETLAIQVQKGEFETIWPKTQASKPYIFPVPTWKERR; encoded by the coding sequence ATGAAACGTCTGGCACTCGCAATCGCAATGATGTTCGCAAGCTTTGTCTTCTCCACCACGTTGTTGGCCGCTGATACCCTGGACCTCACCATTCCGCTCCCCCTGACCGGCAAACAGGCGAAGTTCGGCGAGATCATGAAGCGGTCCTACGAAATGGCCGCGGAAGAGATCAACGCCAAGGGCGGTATCAAGGGCAAGAAGCTCGCCCTGTCCTTCGAGGACTCCACCGGCAAGCCGGAGACGGCCCGGGCGATCGTCGAGAAGCTGATCGACTCGAAGAAGCAGCCCATCATCGTGGGTGAGTATACCTCGGCCTGCGCCAAGGCCGTGGCAGCCGTGGCCGAGGAACGCAAGACCCCCTATCTCGTCGTGGCGAGCGCGGACGACGCGATCACGCAACAGAACTATAAGTACGTGTTCCGCCAGAACCAGGTGAACGCGCATTATGCCGATGCCTTCGTCTCCTTCCTGAAGGAAGTCGTGAAGCCAAAGACAATGGCTGTCCTTTATGAGAGTTCGGCCTTCGGCACCTCGGGCGCCGACGCCATGGAGAAGGACGCGAAAACGCTCGGCATCAAGGTGGTGCTGAAGGAAAAGTTCGAGACCGGGGCCATTGACTTTAAACCCCTGCTGTCCAAGGTGAAGTCCGAAAAACCTGATGTGATCTACACGATCTCCTATGCCAATGAGGCGCAGATGATCATGAAGCAGGCCAAGGAACTCAGGGTCGAAGCCAAACTGTACGCGGGCGGCGCGGCCGGGTTCGCCATCCCGGAGTTCATCGACGGCGCGAAGGATGCGGCCGAGTACGTGATCAGCGCCACGCTCTGGACACCCCAGGTCAAGTATCCCGGCGCCAAGGAGTTTGCCGATAAGTACAAGGCCAAACACGGAGACTTTCCCTCGTATCATGGCGCATCAGCCTATTCAGCAATTTACGTGACTGCCGACGCCTTGAACAGGGCAAAGGACTGGACTTCGGACGGCATCCGGAACGCGCTCAAGGCCGTGAATCTCATGACTGCCTTCGGTCCGGTCAAGTTTGAGGACAGGGAAGGCTATCAGAACCAGAACTTCGCGGAGACCCTTGCCATCCAGGTGCAGAAGGGCGAGTTTGAGACGATCTGGCCCAAGACACAGGCAAGCAAACCATATATTTTCCCGGTACCGACGTGGAAGGAACGCAGATAA
- a CDS encoding succinate dehydrogenase/fumarate reductase iron-sulfur subunit, translating to MNLTLYVWRQKGPGDKGRLVRYEANNIISEMSFLEMLDVVNEGLIKKGEEPIAFDSDCREGICGMCGQVVNGIPHGPQEKTTVCQLHMRYFKDGDTLYIEPFRARAFPVIRDLIVERSAFDKIIQAGGYISVHTGGVPDGNAVLIPKHDADIAMDASECIGCGACVAACPNGSAMLFTAAKVTHLAMLPQGRVEAARRVCIMTEEMLNQGFGNCGNHYECQAVCPKGIKVQFIAKLNREFIKAKIP from the coding sequence ATGAATCTCACCTTATACGTCTGGCGTCAGAAGGGTCCCGGGGACAAGGGGCGGCTGGTACGGTACGAGGCAAACAATATCATCTCCGAGATGTCCTTCCTTGAGATGCTCGATGTGGTGAACGAAGGCCTCATCAAAAAAGGTGAAGAACCCATCGCCTTTGACAGCGATTGCCGTGAAGGCATCTGCGGCATGTGCGGCCAGGTGGTGAACGGCATCCCGCACGGTCCTCAGGAAAAAACCACGGTCTGCCAGCTTCATATGCGCTATTTCAAGGATGGCGATACCCTATATATAGAACCCTTCCGCGCACGGGCATTCCCGGTGATCAGGGACCTGATCGTGGAGCGGAGCGCCTTTGACAAGATCATCCAGGCCGGGGGCTACATTTCCGTGCACACGGGCGGTGTTCCTGACGGCAACGCCGTCCTGATCCCGAAGCATGACGCGGACATCGCGATGGATGCGTCAGAATGCATCGGCTGCGGGGCCTGCGTCGCGGCCTGTCCGAACGGCTCGGCCATGCTCTTCACCGCGGCCAAGGTGACGCACCTCGCCATGCTGCCGCAGGGCAGGGTCGAAGCGGCACGGCGCGTTTGCATCATGACCGAGGAAATGCTTAACCAGGGATTCGGCAATTGCGGCAACCACTACGAATGCCAGGCGGTCTGTCCCAAGGGGATCAAGGTGCAATTCATCGCAAAGCTGAACCGTGAATTCATCAAAGCAAAGATACCGTAA